The Deltaproteobacteria bacterium genomic interval AAAACATCGCCACTGAGAGAAAATATCTTTGTCCCCGTCGCTTCACCAACACCAAGGTCCTTAAACCACCGGGCGCCGTTTCTAACAAGATGAGAAACATTGCAGAGTGTCTCCATATTATTTATCAGTGTGGGGCAGCCGAATACGCCTGATTCGGCAGGATAAGGCGGTTTCCCCCTGGGGAAGGGGAACTTCCCCTCTACCGATTCGATGGCCGCCGTCTCTTCACCACCAATATAATGGCCCGAGGTGCGGTGAATTCTCAACTCCAGACGTCCACCGGTATGTTCATTAACAAGGTCGTAGAGGTTGGATTCCCGCCATTGCATAAGGGCCTCTTCCATGGCTGCATGGGCACGGTCGAGTTCGGGATTAATGTAGAATACGATTTTGTTAATCCCTGTCGTAACGGCCGCAATAAGTGCGCCTTCAATGAGCTGGTGCGGTGTTTCCTCGATAAGCACCCGGTCCTTAAATGTTCCCGGCTCATCTTCATTTCCATTGCAGATAAGATATTTGTCACCTTTGGTCTTCTTATCGACAAGAAATTTCCACTTAATGTGTGCAGGAAAGCCGCTGCCACCAAGTCCCCGGAGCCCCGCCTCTTTCACCATTTCAAGAACGGCGGCAGGATCGGAAAGGGCCTTTCTCAGCGCCTCCCCTCCCCCAACTTCCAGCCAGCGCTGAAAATCAGCCCCGAAACGGATATTTTCATGCAGTAATACCTGATTAAGTTTAATCATTTCCCATTCCCCCTCTTGGCATAATCAGGAAAGAGAACAGGGCTCTTCTTCTCCATGCTCATACCGGCGTGGGTCAGTTCACGCCTGAGCCTGCTTAAGTGTTCTATTGTCACTTTCTTATGGCCCCTGCCATGAGAAATGGCTGATGCACTCTGTCCGGCACGTCGTCCAAAGCAGATAATCTCCAGCAGGGCATTACCCATGATACGATTTCTGCCGTGGATTCCACCGCTTACTTCCCCCACACAGTAGAGGCCGGGAACCGTTGTCTGACCATTTTCGTCAATAACAGCGCCGCCATTTTGATAGTGCAGCGTAGGATAAACCATGAGCGGTTCTGTTTCAGGATCGAGATTGCACATTTTCCCCGTCTGAAGAACTTTCGGAAAGCGCTTCTGTAAAATTCCGGGCTCTTTCTTTTCAAGATAGGGCGTATCGAGCCAGACGCCCTGGATACCATCATCAGTAAAAACACCCCTCCCCTCAGCGCACTCTCTGAGGATGGCAGAAGTAACGCAGTCTCTTGCTTTTAGTTCATCGATAAAACGTTCCCCTTTGCCGTTTAAAAGCCTTGCTCCGGCGGAACGTATACCTTCCGTAATAAGCGAGCCCGACATATGGCTCGGATAGGCCATGCCTGTGGGATGATACTGGAATGAATCGATATCTCTCAGTTTAGCACCCAGGCGATAGGCAAGAACGAGGCCGTCTGCCGTGGCGCCTATATGGTTGGAAGTGGGGAATTTATTCAGATGAACACGGCCGATGCCGCCTGTAGCCATAATAACGGCCTGTGCCTTTATTATGGTATAGTTCTGCTTGTTCAGCGAGAGCACGACGGCCCCTGCACAGTGGCCCGATTCGTTAGAAAGAAGCTCGACGACAGGGTTATACTCCCACACATCGACTCCGCTGTTGAGTACCCCTTCACGAAGCGCCTTCATCATTTCAAGGCCCGTATAGTCACGATAGTAAACGATACGGTCTGCCGATGTCCCACCTGCACGACGGAGCATGAGATCGCCGAAACGGTCTTCATCAAACTGCATCCCCTGGCCTATAAGCCACCTGATCGTGTCGGGCGCATCGGTAACGAGGCTTTTGACAAGTCCCGAATCGGCAACAAAATGCCCACCTTTAATGGTATCGTCAAAGTGCATCTGCGGTGTATCGTCCTTGCCGATAGAAGCCTGTATGCCCCCCTCAGCCATTACCGTATTGGAATCACCGAGCCTGAGCTTGGTAGCAAGGATGACCCTTGCCCCTTCCTTGGCAGCCGTCAGAGCTGCGGCACAGCCCGCCCCGCCGCCGCCGATGACGAGAACATCCGTTTCATAAACAGGCGCACCGGCAAGATCAGCTTCCTCGATGACAGCATCAGCCTGCAAAATACCGGCAAGCTGGCTGTGACACATTTCACCGGCATTGGGACCGATTGTGAGTGGAACCATTGTTCCCTCAACATAATCAGGGTGATATTTCTTCAAAAGTTCGGGAACATCCACCTCTTCAGGTGAAGAAACATCACCGGAAAGCTGCCCGTATATTTTTAGAGCTTCCGCTCTTTTTATTCCTTTTGCCATGAAATTATTCCCTGTCTTCAGTTTTTTCGTCATATTCAACAGGATAGAGACCTTTTCTCATGGCCTCTAACCGGTTAATCAGGTTTGAAGGGCGAATATGAAAATAAGCGGTAATTCTTCTGCCGAAAAGACCGACATGATTCGGTGTAATTCTCTCAGGGCAAGAGGTAAGGCAAAGCCCGCACATGACGCATTCCAGAAAATGTTCACCCGACTCCTTGAACTTCCCTGCAACGGCCAGTTCAACCCCCTTTTCAACATCGATATCCTTGGGGCAGGACTTGGTACAGCCGCTGCAATGGCGGCAGTTAATTGCCTCGGGAAAGACCTGATGAAACTGGGCCTGCGTATCCCAGGAATTCTGAAAATCTTCAAGCTGGTAGTGATGATGGTTGGATGTGGGAAAAACGAGAAAAATAATCTGCATTCCCTTCTCAACAATTGTCTGACAACCGAGTTCCGTCGTAATTTCCGATCCGCCGGCACGCCTTACTAGCACCTTGCAGGCGCCGCAAACCCCCTCAAGACAACCGACGCCGTGAACCATGGGGTATCCCGCATGCCACATGGCCTGAATAGCCGACATGGCATGAGGAAGCTTGATATCCTTTCCGTTTATATTGACCTCAATCGTTCCTTCGGCCATTTTTTTTATACCTCATTTACTTTCACCGGTTTTTACAAAACAGGATAATTAAGATAATCCCCGGCCTCTTTGGATTCAAAGAAATCAGGCTACACATAATAACACAGAGAGCTATCATCTCAAATCTCAAAATAAGCCCCCACCCATTAACAGCCCTTGACTCGCCTCAAATATTTGTTGCCAAAACCTTACAGGCTGCCCGGGCTGCCTGTAAGGTTTGACAATAGACATATTGCTCGCTAAGCTATCAATATGAGACCTTAATAAAAGTTGTTCCTCTATTTTTACATTTGATTTTATCAATAATCAAATAGGGAGACAAAATACCACGCTATCCTTTTGACGCAGGTGTATATGAATAATGCAAATTTTAAAAAATATGAAGATGACTTTATTCACGCTCTCCTAAGCATAAACAAGGCAAGGGCAGAGGAGATTTTAAGTGAACTGGTCAAAGAAGAATGTTTAATAACTATTGGGGACAAATTTCTTGCCCCGGCCCTGGAAAGGATCGGAAAAGACTGGGAAAAGGGGATTACTTCTCTGGCGCAGGTATACCTTAGCGGCCACATGTGCAATACTATTCTCGATAAAATGCTGCTCTCCAAAGAATCTTTTCAAAAGAAACAACCTCCTATGGCTATAGCAACACTGAGTGATTTTCATACGCTTGGCAAGCGAATAGTCTTCTATTCCCTGAAAGTTTCCGGTTATAAAGTAGATGACTTTGGACACGGCCTCCTCATTCATGACCTCGTCAATAAGTGTCAGGAGAATAAAACAGAAATCCTTCTTGTTTCTACTCTTATGTTACCGTCGGCCTTACTCGTCAAACATCTGATAGAGGCCTTAAAGGATGGGGACCTTCATGTAAAAGTTATCGTCGGCGGCGCGCCTTTCTACTTTGACAGAGAACTCTGGAAAGAAGTAGGCGCAGATGCAATGGGTTATAACGCTTCCGATGCGCTGGGAATAGTCAAACGCCTGTCAGGAGAACTCAAATGAATGAAAAAGCATTTACACCCATGAGTCGTCTTTTGACGGCGCTTTCATTCCGGGAGCCTGATCGTGTCCCCTTTTTCCTGCTGCTGACCATGCATGGCGCAATCGAGTTGGGCATACCGATTAAGGACTACTTTTCAAAAGCAGCCAATGTTATCGAAGGCCAGCTCCGCATGAGAAAAAAGTACCGCCATGATTGCTTCTACACCTTTTTTTATGCGCCCATTGAAGTAGAGGCCATGGGTGGCGAGGTCTTTTACCGCGAGGACGGGCCTCCAAATTCAGGAAAACCGCTCATAAATAAATGGGAGGAAATTGAAAAGCTCTCTCCACCGCCGGTAGCAGACGCGCCCTGTTTACAGAAAGTCATTGAGGCAACAAAAGGACTGAAAAAAGAAGTGGGCAATGACGTGCCTATTATCGGCGTTGTTATGTCTCCTTTTTCCCTGCCTGTTATGCAGATGGGTTTTGAAAAGTATATACACTTTCTTTATGAACAACCCCGCCTGTTTGAACAATTAATGACGATTAATGAAAATTTCTGTACAGAATGGGCAAATGCCCAACTGGAGGCAGGGGCTACGGCAATCTGCTATTTCGACCCTGTATCTTCAATAACGATTATTCCCAAAGAAAAATACCTGGAAACGGGATTTAAGGTTGCCAAACGAACCATTGCCCGAATCAATGGACCTACGGCAACCCATATGGCATCGGGGCTGTGCCTGCCCATTGTGGATGAACTGATAGAAAGCGGCACCAATGTGATTGGAGTGAGCGCGCTTGAAAACCTGGAATCTCTCAAAAAAAACTGCCGGAAAAAGCTGGCCATCCTTGGCAACCTGAACGGTATCGAAATGCGCCGATGGACTGAAGAAGAGACAGAAAGAATCGTTAAGGAAACCATCAAAAAAGGCGCTCCCGGAGGAGGACTTATCCTTTCCGACAATCATGGAGAAATTCCCTGGCAGATACCGGAAGAGGTCCTGCTGGCAATTTCAAATGCCGTCCATAAATGGGGCAAATACCCCATATCCATCTGAAAGGCAAAAAAATATATTTTTTTGCAGCAGAATATATCACACCCAAAACATCCTGTTCCCGCATACAACGGTTCTCTCGTTTCTTTCAAAGACCTTTCTCTTTTAAACAATTCAGACCTGCCGGCCGGCGAGTATAACATTACTTTTGCCATCGATAATAATGGGGATAGTGTTCTCGATAAAACCTTCAGTCAGGAAATCACGATAAAGGTAAAAAATGATGAAGACTGCCGCCGCTGTCATGAAAGTGTCGATCGTCCAGACCCTACGGATATTCCTTCAAGGCATCATGCGCTGATAAATAGCGGCGGTTTAGGTTGTCTCGATTGTCACAACATTATAACAAATGACGATGGTTCAAGTACTCTTAACATAATAAGAACCTGCTCGGTCTGCCATAATCAGCCGGAACAAATGCGCGTTACCTATCAAAGACCCATACCTGATGAGTCCCTTACCCAGAGGCATCATCAGCGGGCAAGCAATGAAGGGTGGGATTGCGTTTTCTGCCACACATCAGGCCAATAGTAATTGTCTCATAATTTTTATCAATATGACAGAGGGGGATGGTTTGGTCCATCCCCCTCTTTTTTTGAAATCCCTTCTGCCTGCCCCTTTTTATTTTTTCAGGGCCTTAAGCCGCTCTTTCGCCTTCTGTGAATTTTCACTTTTGGGGTAATCCCTTATCGGCATCAAAGTCAAAAACATTTCTCTCCCTGCATACCACTTATTAAGTATTAAATCTACTGCGAAAACGCCCTTTTGGCCGGCATTATCCGGTTAGGAAATTGCACCGCTGTTCCTCCCCCTTCAAGGGGGAGGTCAGAAGGGGGATGGGGTTCTTACATTTCTGCAAAATCCTACCCGGACACTACTGCATTTTTCTCGCTACAATTTACTAAGTCCGACAGACTCCTGGAAAGGGCCCTTTCCAGGTTTAAATAACAGCCTGAGTTGACAATCATTTCACTGTCAGATAGTCTTTCCATATCAACACTTTCTTAATTCCAAGAATCACACCCTGCCGCAAGCAGCAGGATATGAGCGCGGAGACGACACATCCACTTTATCCCCGTCCATGGAGAGTGCAACCGCCAGGGATTCAAAACCTGTGAACAGACAAGGGATCGATTACAAAAAATACGAAGATAACTTTATTCATGCCCTGCTCTCTATGAACAAATCCAGGGCAGAGCAGATTCTAAGAGAGCTGGCTAAGAAAGAGAAGCTCCTCTATATTTGCGACAATTTCATAACCCCGGCATTTGAACGAATAGGGAAAAACTGGGAATGTGGGATTACACCTCTATCCCAGCTATATATTGGCAGCCATATCTGTAATGCTATTCTTGATAATATGCTCGTCAACGAAACACTTCCTAAAAAAAAACAACCCAACCTGGCCATTGCCACGCTGGGTGATTTTCACACACTCGGTAAAAAAATAGTCATTTACGCCCTCAAAACAGCCGGTTACAAAGTCATCGATTTCGGCTATGGGCTCCTCATCCATGATATTGTGGAAAAGTGCAAACAAAAGGAGACGGAGATTCTTCTCATTTCAAGCCTCATGGATTCCTCGGCTCTGTTAACAAAACAGCTCATAGAGGCCCTGGAAGATGAAGGTCTTCACATAAAAGTCGTTGCAGGTGGGGCGCCCTTTTGTAAGGACAAGAACCTCTGGAAAGAAGTCGGCGCTCATGCCATGGGCCACAATGCTTCAGACGCCCTGGGGATTATCAAGCGTTTTGAAGAAGAACTCTGCTAACTGAGAATTTCTTGGTTCTTTCCTGATAAAGTTGAAAACCCTATTAACCAACCACAGAGACACGGAGATTGGTGAAAAAGCAAAAGACCCTTTAATACAAATATAATGCCTATTAAAAAGCCTGATATCTGAGGCCCTTGCAAAACTCTTTGTCATCCCCGAAATGTTCAATCGGGGATATGGTTTTCTGTAACAAAACACCCTATTCCCACTTATACCCCAAGGACACTTTGTCACTTTGTTCGGGCGAGCGGGAATGACAGCCTCTTTGTACTTTTGCAAAAACCTCATCTTTCTTTCATATTCCTCTGTGTCTCTGCGCCCCTGTGCTTAAGATGGCTTGTTTCAACTAAAATACGAATGAGCCAATTTCTCTTACATAAAACAGTACTTTCACTTCCTTTTATTACTTTTTAAGGGCTTTAAGCCGCTCTTTCGCCTTCTGCGAATATTCACTTTTCGGGTAATCCCTTATGATCTCCTCATATAAGCTTACCGCATGTTTGTGATTATTCTGAAGCTCCTCAAACTGTGCCGTTTCATAAAGCTCCTTTGCACCGGAACCTGAACAGGCAAAAAGGACCAGCATTAATACTATCGTAATCAGTCTTTTCATAGAATACTCCTTAAGATTTTATTGTCTCTTTCCTTTAGTCTCTTTTGACAGGATTTACGGGGCTATCTTAATCTTAAATATGCAAAGCCGCAATGCTTTTCATCCTGTCGGGTCAGGAACCGGAAAAGGGCTGGATGAATTTCACCTTAATTGAAATATATCCCGCTGTCAGTTGGCCCTTGTTAAGGGATTGCTTTGGGTTGAACAAAAAACCTCCCCCTTGGGCTAAGGGGGATTGAGGGGGTTACTATCATTAATGGTGTTACCGACAAATTCCTCCAATGCATCAAACACCCCTTCTATATTCTGCAAAACATCATTATTCCAAAACCGTATGGTTTTTATCTCCCGTGTTTTCAGATAATCAGTTCGCGCTTCATCATATTCCATGATCTCCTTCTCCGAGTGATGCCCGCCATCCAACTCTATAGCGAGTTTCAACCTGGGGCAGTAAAAATCGAGGATATAGGAACCAACGCTGTATTGACGAAAAAACTTCAATCCTCTAAATTGCTTGTTCCGCAATTTTTGCCAAAGAATTCTTTCCGCTAAACTTTGATTGCGACGAAGCTCTATTCGCCGATCCTTTAGAGCTTGACTGTTATAAGTCTGTTTCATGTGACCTTCTTTATTATTATAGTAACCCCTCCCAACCTCCCCTTAGCCCAAGGGGAGGAGCAAATATGCCCCTTCTTGGCCAAAAAGGTGCAATAATCCCTTTTGCCTTATCAGGAAGCGGAAAAACCTCCCCCTTGGGCTAAGGGGGATTGAGGGGGTTACTATCATTTACATTACTCTTATACCACCCCATTTAACTTAATCAGGCAAAACTATAGCACATTGATAAAAAATGAAAAAACAGGAAATTTGTGACAGATATCGAAACTTTTAAACCCTTCAAGCGATCAAGCCGTTTAAACAGATTAATCGGCTTGAACCCTTCCAGGACATCATCCTAAAGCGTTGTTATTTCCAGGCGATTCTTCCTTCTCTGCCAGTCCGGCATTAGCTCTTCAAGCAGCTTATAGAAACCGGCGCTATGATCATTAAACTGAATATGACAGAGTTCATGGGTAATGACATATTCAATGCAATCCTTCGGCACACGGATTAATGAAAGGTTAAGTGTAAGCCTTCCTTTTTGGGATAAGCTGCCCCACCTTGTCTTCATTTTCCGGATTTGAAGTTGCGGGCAGTCATAACCGTGCTGTTTAAAGCGCCCCATAACCGTCTCATAAATCTGCGGCATCTTTTCCCATGCCTTTTTACGGTACCATGACAAAAGGCAATCCTTTACCCTGTCGGCGCTTATCCGACCTTTTATTGTCACCATCATTTGACGGCGCATAACTTTTACACTGTCCCTCTCACCCGTTATAACCTTTAAACGGTATTGCTTTCCAAGGTAAAGGTGAGTCTCGCCGCTCACGTAGCTGCGCGGCGGAGTTCTTGGCTCGAACTGACTGAAGTGGACTATCTGCTTAACTATCCATCTCACGCGTTTCCTGACGCGCTTTTCAATATGAGACCAATCGGTATCCAAAGGCGCCTTGACAATAACCCGTTTATCGGGATGAACGGCAATCTCCATTGTCTTTCGATTCACAAAGAGCACATTAAAGCCGATTTGCTCCCCGCCATAATGAATCATTCCTTTTTCCATCATGATTGGCGATTCCTGTTTTTTGCCAATTTAAGGGAATCTTCTATAATCGCGTCCATCTCTTCCATTGTCAGGTCAATCCCCGCGCCGTCCCTCACCTCGTCATAAAGATAATCGTCAATTTCATTCATGGTTTGCTTTTGCGCGTCAAAATCGTCAATAAAATTAACCTTCCAGTTACGTTTCACTATATGGCGTATGGCTAAAGCCGTATCGCTTGCAATATTTTCACACCTTTTGGCATCGATGCCCTTGCCATCGAAAAAGGGCTTGATAATACCGAAAAAAGCCATAGCCTCATGGTCATCACCAATAGCCTCAGGCATATCGTCATGCTCCCTGCGGACAACCTTGCCACGAATATCGATTGCCCTGTTCAGGTATTCCAGGTCTGAAATTCTCTTTGCCCTGAAATCATCGATTGCCTGCTGAATGAGCTTTGAAAACTTTGTAAAAAAGGCGGGATCTTCTCCCATATGTTCGGCAATGGCCTTTTTCGTTGCATGAGCGATTGCATCGGCCCGTGCGGCTTTCGTTTTTGTTTCATAAATGCCCTGCTCCTGCTTTACCTTAAGAAAAGTATCTTCGTCGAAGATGTTGACGGGGTCATTGAGTTGATAAACCTCACTGGCAAAAATATGAGTATCAAGAAGCTTTTTCAGCTTCGGTTCATAGTGGCGGCGGTAATCGATGGTTTCTGCATAACGCAGTTTGACGGACGTCCTCATTTTCTGGAAGTGTTTCAAATCATTTTTATACTGTTTCAGCTTTGCATCCGACACAGACATGACAAATTGCTCCGATGAAAGGGCTATCCCCAGGGTAAAGGAATAATCGGAAAGCCTTTCATAAAAATCGTGACGTAGTATTTCATCACCGAGCATAAGCTCATAAGCTTCTTCGTCATGTTCATTCTCGACGCCTCTGAAAATATCCCAGAGGTCGGAGTGCCGCTGGGGCAGTTTTTTCACTTCCTCATCGATACTTCTCAAGGCACCCTTAATGTCTTCTTCATCAAAACCGCTCAGTTCCTTGTATGAGGTTAGCGCATTATCCAGTTCACCCAAAACACCTTCATAATCGACAATATAACCGTAATCCTTGGGCTCGCCCGTCAGTTCATCTTCGTAAAGGCGGTTTACACGGGCAATGGCCTGGAGCAATGTATGGCCCCGAAGGGTACGGCAGAGATAAAGCACCGTATTCCTGGGGGCGTCAAAGCCGGTTAAGAGCTTATCGACGACAATGAGAATTTCCGGCTCCTCTTCATATTTGAACCTTTCCGTAATTTCCTTGTTATAGGCCTCTTCCGAAATGTAGCGCTTCAACATTTTGGTCCAGAATTTCTGAACCTTGTCTTCCGGTTCATCATCCACTTTTTCATCGCCCTCACTTTTACCGGGCGGCGAGATAATCACCTTTGATTTAACATAACCGATATGATCGAGGTATTCCTTGTACTTGAGCGCCGTCACCTTGAGAGGCGCCACCAGCTGCGCCTTTAAGCCCGTTCCCTGCCAGTTGCTGCGGAAATGCTCGCTAATATCAAAGGCCCGCATATAAACCACCTGCTCGGCCTTACTCAGCATATTGGCCCTGGCATACTTCTTTTTCAGGTCCCCTTTTTGCTCCTTTGTCAGCCCCTGCGTATGCCGTTCAAACCAGAGATCGATGGCCTTTTTGTTCTGCTCCATCTCCACATGACGGCCCTCGTACAAAAGGGGGACCACGGCGCCGTCTTTCACGGCCTCATCGATAGGATAGGCGTCAATGAGGCCGCCAAATTTGACGAAATTGTTCTTCTCCTTTTTCATGAGCGGTGTGCCGGTAAAACCGATATAGCAGGCACGGGGAAACATTTGCCGCATCCGCGAATGGAGTCCTTTAAATTGCGTCCGGTGCGCTTCATCGACAAGGATAAAAATCTCTGCCGAATCTTCCACATGCTTTCTCACATTAAGGGCTTTATCGAACTTGTGAACCAGTGTGGTAATAATGGAGGCCTTCTTTTCGCAGACCAGTTCCAGAAGATGACGGCCCGTTTTGGCCCTCTTTTTATCGAGTCCGCAGGAGGCAAAGGTATTGCCCAGTTGCTCGTCGAGATCGACGCGGTCCGTTACCAGCAAGATCCGCGGATTGATGATAGACCTGTCCATAACAAGCGCCCTTGCCAGCCAGACCATGGTCAGCGACTTGCCCGAACCCTGCGTATGCCAGAGAATACCGCCTCTGCGGATACCCGCTTCATCGAATTCCTTGACTCGCTTCATAATCCGTCTGACGGCAAAATACTGCTGGTAGCGGGCAATTTTCTTGTTGCCGCCGTCAAAGAGGGTAAAGTGACAGGCAAGTTCAATCAATCTTTCAGGCCGGCAGAGGCTGTAAATGGCCCTGTCCTGCTTCGTTACCTGCCTGCCGCCTTCCTGCGCAAGACTATGGAAGAACTTCCTTGCCGGGGCAAAGTCACCTGAAAAAAGCGACCCTTTGCTCTCGCGGCTCAGGGGCTGATTAACCATTCGGGCAAGCCTTTCATCAACCTTCTCCCTTTCCTGCCAGTGAGCCCAGTACTTTTCCGCCGTACCTGCCGTGCCATAGGTCGCTTCATTTTTGTTGATGCCCATCACCACCTGGGCATAGGCAAAGAGTTTGGGAATGTTATCTTCCCGCTCGTTGCGGATGGACTGTTTTATGGCCTCTTTCACTTCTATTTCAGGGCTTTTGCACTCCATAACAACGAGAGGAATGCCGTTAACAAAAAGGACAATGTCGGGTCGCCTTTTTTTATCGCTCCGCGTGCGGTCGACAGAAAATTCCGCCGTTACATGAAATTTGTTTTTTGAGGGGTTGGTCCAGTTAATGTAGTAGAGGTTAAAGCTTCTGGCATCGCCTTCAATACTTTGTTCCAGCGAAGTGCCCAGCGTTAGCAGGTCGAATATCTTTTCATTGGTTTTCTGAAGGCCATCGAACTTGACGTTTTTAAGTTTTTGAAGAGCCGTCTGGATGTTTTCTTCACTGAAACGGTACTCACGGCCCTTATGATGAATGCGGTTAATCTCCTTAAGCTGCGCTTCCAGCACCTCTTCAAGGATGACATTTCCCGTACTTCCCTTGCGAAGGGCATAGACCTGCTCTGGCGGCACATATTCATAGCCCAGGTTGATAAGCAGTTGCAGCGCCGGAATCTGGGAGAGGTATTTTTCGTTAAAGCGGAAGCCCCCTGTTGAATAGGTCGTCCTGTCTTCACTCATTTGCTTCGCTTCCTTTCGGCAGAGCGAACACGGTAGAGACGTTCCGTAAAGCCACCCTCCTTTTCAAAATCACTTGCCAGTGTGGCAAGCTGGCGGTCGAGGAGGTAGCAGCAGAGATTCAGGAGGGAAAGTGCAGCGTTAGCAACCAGAACTTCGGAAGGCAAAGACTTGCACGGACCTTCACCGACTGCCAGGGACTTCTCTTTTTCGGCTTTATTGTCCCTGTCTGTCCGTGCATGACCATAACTGTCCCTGCGCTCTCTCCAGAGCGCCCGTTCCTCCTCCACCCAGTTCCGTAGATCATCCAGGGTTTTGCAGCGTCTTGCCTTGAAGCGCATGAGTGCCGGGTGGTCCGGCTCCCACATAGGCATCCCCCGCTGCCTCAAAAAATCCTCATAATCGAGGCGAAGCTCCTCCAGGCTGGCCCGCGCCACGTTGGTCAATTTCAGTTCCGTCTTTTTAGACGTGGCCGACGCCTGGCTTCCTTCGGCAATGTTTTGTACGCCGCTTCGCGCCGCCTGCACCATCTGGTCCCGCGTGCGGCTGAAGCGGTCCACGTAGCGGTCGCAAAAGCGCACCGTCACGTCATAAACGAGTTGGCCCACCTGAAAGCTTTTCAGCTTGCGGTAGCCGCCGTGTTTAGGGATTAGTGGTTCTTTTTCAGACATCTTCCCCCCCTTCAAACATTTACTACGTCCCTGCCCTGTCCGTGCTGTCCGTGCAAGTCTGTGCCCCCTTCACCCGCCACCGGCCGGTGAGAACCTTTTGCATGAGGCCGCGTTTTTGGGTTTTGTAAGCATTGAGCTGTTTTTTAAGCAGGTTGATTTCTTGTTGAGCGGTGTTCAGGGTGTCGGCTATTGTTTTTTGTATATTCAAGTTAGGGAGATTAAGTTTCAACTTCAGTATTTGTTTATCCGACAATTCCTTTTGCCCTGTACCATCCATGATCTGACCAACACGTTTATAATAATCACGTCGGCAAAAATAATAAAAAAGAAAATCTGAAATTAACTTATAACTCTTCAACGATAATGATGTGATTGCATTTGATGCAATGTAACCATCCAGATGAGCAGGAACTATACCGAACCCCCCATTGTGAAAATTCTGGCGTCCGATTAGAAATTCACCAGCTTCACGGGTATAGTATGGGCGGCCGCGCTCCGTTAACTTTGGTTTAATACGAGTGTTTGCTTCAATTCCGAGGCAATGCAGCTTAACAGTTAGAAGTGTTTTGCCTTCAACAGATGACAAGGGTAACTTTTTTAAAATAGTGGCAACGTCCCCTAAT includes:
- a CDS encoding HsdR family type I site-specific deoxyribonuclease; the encoded protein is MSEDRTTYSTGGFRFNEKYLSQIPALQLLINLGYEYVPPEQVYALRKGSTGNVILEEVLEAQLKEINRIHHKGREYRFSEENIQTALQKLKNVKFDGLQKTNEKIFDLLTLGTSLEQSIEGDARSFNLYYINWTNPSKNKFHVTAEFSVDRTRSDKKRRPDIVLFVNGIPLVVMECKSPEIEVKEAIKQSIRNEREDNIPKLFAYAQVVMGINKNEATYGTAGTAEKYWAHWQEREKVDERLARMVNQPLSRESKGSLFSGDFAPARKFFHSLAQEGGRQVTKQDRAIYSLCRPERLIELACHFTLFDGGNKKIARYQQYFAVRRIMKRVKEFDEAGIRRGGILWHTQGSGKSLTMVWLARALVMDRSIINPRILLVTDRVDLDEQLGNTFASCGLDKKRAKTGRHLLELVCEKKASIITTLVHKFDKALNVRKHVEDSAEIFILVDEAHRTQFKGLHSRMRQMFPRACYIGFTGTPLMKKEKNNFVKFGGLIDAYPIDEAVKDGAVVPLLYEGRHVEMEQNKKAIDLWFERHTQGLTKEQKGDLKKKYARANMLSKAEQVVYMRAFDISEHFRSNWQGTGLKAQLVAPLKVTALKYKEYLDHIGYVKSKVIISPPGKSEGDEKVDDEPEDKVQKFWTKMLKRYISEEAYNKEITERFKYEEEPEILIVVDKLLTGFDAPRNTVLYLCRTLRGHTLLQAIARVNRLYEDELTGEPKDYGYIVDYEGVLGELDNALTSYKELSGFDEEDIKGALRSIDEEVKKLPQRHSDLWDIFRGVENEHDEEAYELMLGDEILRHDFYERLSDYSFTLGIALSSEQFVMSVSDAKLKQYKNDLKHFQKMRTSVKLRYAETIDYRRHYEPKLKKLLDTHIFASEVYQLNDPVNIFDEDTFLKVKQEQGIYETKTKAARADAIAHATKKAIAEHMGEDPAFFTKFSKLIQQAIDDFRAKRISDLEYLNRAIDIRGKVVRREHDDMPEAIGDDHEAMAFFGIIKPFFDGKGIDAKRCENIASDTALAIRHIVKRNWKVNFIDDFDAQKQTMNEIDDYLYDEVRDGAGIDLTMEEMDAIIEDSLKLAKNRNRQS
- a CDS encoding endonuclease domain-containing protein; protein product: MKQTYNSQALKDRRIELRRNQSLAERILWQKLRNKQFRGLKFFRQYSVGSYILDFYCPRLKLAIELDGGHHSEKEIMEYDEARTDYLKTREIKTIRFWNNDVLQNIEGVFDALEEFVGNTINDSNPLNPP
- a CDS encoding four helix bundle suffix domain-containing protein yields the protein MSEKEPLIPKHGGYRKLKSFQVGQLVYDVTVRFCDRYVDRFSRTRDQMVQAARSGVQNIAEGSQASATSKKTELKLTNVARASLEELRLDYEDFLRQRGMPMWEPDHPALMRFKARRCKTLDDLRNWVEEERALWRERRDSYGHARTDRDNKAEKEKSLAVGEGPCKSLPSEVLVANAALSLLNLCCYLLDRQLATLASDFEKEGGFTERLYRVRSAERKRSK
- the bamD gene encoding outer membrane protein assembly factor BamD; the encoded protein is MKRLITIVLMLVLFACSGSGAKELYETAQFEELQNNHKHAVSLYEEIIRDYPKSEYSQKAKERLKALKK
- a CDS encoding cobalamin-dependent protein (Presence of a B(12) (cobalamin)-binding domain implies dependence on cobalamin itself, in one of its several forms, or in some unusual lineages, dependence on a cobalamin-like analog.): MESATARDSKPVNRQGIDYKKYEDNFIHALLSMNKSRAEQILRELAKKEKLLYICDNFITPAFERIGKNWECGITPLSQLYIGSHICNAILDNMLVNETLPKKKQPNLAIATLGDFHTLGKKIVIYALKTAGYKVIDFGYGLLIHDIVEKCKQKETEILLISSLMDSSALLTKQLIEALEDEGLHIKVVAGGAPFCKDKNLWKEVGAHAMGHNASDALGIIKRFEEELC
- a CDS encoding M48 family metallopeptidase, with the protein product MMEKGMIHYGGEQIGFNVLFVNRKTMEIAVHPDKRVIVKAPLDTDWSHIEKRVRKRVRWIVKQIVHFSQFEPRTPPRSYVSGETHLYLGKQYRLKVITGERDSVKVMRRQMMVTIKGRISADRVKDCLLSWYRKKAWEKMPQIYETVMGRFKQHGYDCPQLQIRKMKTRWGSLSQKGRLTLNLSLIRVPKDCIEYVITHELCHIQFNDHSAGFYKLLEELMPDWQRRKNRLEITTL